In the genome of Pseudomonas sp. B33.4, the window CAAGTCGTTTTCGCCATCCGGCGCAGCCAGAATGTCCGCTTCGGCTGGATGCACCAGCCGTTCAGCAAATTCGTGATGCCCGGCGATATGGTCGAAATGGCAATGACTGGCCACCGCCACCAACGGCCGTTCGGTTATCCACGGCAATTGCTCCCGCAAGCTCACCAGCCCTGAACCGCTATCGAGCAACAAGTCTTTGTCACGGCCCTGAACGTGCCAGAGGTTGCATCGGTAAAACGGCCGAATATACGGCTCGTGAATCAGCCGAATGCCGTCACTCAGGTGTTGTACTTCGAACCATTTATCGCGAGAAACAATCTTCATCAGCACTTTCCTTCAGACGAAAAAAACGGGTGTGGCAACCGACGCCACACCCGTCGAAGAAAGCATCAAGTCGTTACATCAAAGCTTAGATCGCACTCGCCACGGTTGCCGGGCGAGGGGAGAACAGGCTGACAACCACAAAACTCACCAGGCCTACGCCGAGGCTGTAGTAGATCGGCGTGTTGGCATCCAGACCGTCCTTGAACATGAACAGCAGCGAAGTGGCGAAACCCAGACCCATGGAGGCAATGGCGCCGGCGGTGGTCGCGCGTTTCCAGAAGATCGCGCCGATCAGCGGGATCAGCATGCCGCCCACCAGCAGGTTGTACGCCAGCGTCAGGGCGCTGATCACATCGTTCACCACCAGCGCGATGCCCAGCACGACGATGCCGGTCAGCAGGGTGAACAGGCGGTTGATGCCCAGGCTCGACTGTTTGCCGCCGCGCAGTTTCGGCAGCAGGTCTTCCGTCACGGTGGTGGCAGCGGCGAGCAGGCCGGCGCTGGCGGTGGACATCATGGCCGCCAGTGCGGCAGCGATCACCAGACCACGAATGCCGTCCGGCAGCGACAGTTTGACGATGGCGGCGAAGGCGTTGTTGACGTTGCTCAGGTCCGGGATCAGGACGTGAGCGGCCATGCCGATCAGGGCGCAGGCCAGGCCGTAAAGGATGCAGTAGAAGCCTGCGAAGGTGCCGGCGTACTTGGCGACTTTTTCGTTCTTGACGGTGAACACCCGTTGCCAGATGTCCTGACCGATCAGGATGCCGAAGAAGTAGATCATGAAGTAGGTGATGATGGTGTCCCAGCCGATGCTGGTGAAGTTGAACGCAGCGGCCGGCAACTTCAGCACCAGTTCGTCCCAGCCGCCGACGCGGTACAGGCAGATCGGCAACAGGATGAACATCAGGCCCACGGTCTTGATGATGAACTGGACGATGTCGGTCAGGGTCAGCGACCACATGCCGCCGATGGCCGAGTAAACCACCACGACGCCACCCCCGAGCAATACCGATACCCAGAACGGCAGATCGAACAGCACTTGCAGCACGGTGCCGATTGCCAGAATCGAGGTCACGCCGAT includes:
- a CDS encoding sodium:solute symporter, which produces MALDLFVVLIYAAGMLLLGYFGMRKAKTNEDFLVAGRNLGPSLYMGTMAATVLGGASTVGTVRLGYVHGISGFWLCAALGCGIIALNLFLAKPLLKLKIYTVTQVLEKRYNPMARSASAIIMLAYALMIGVTSILAIGTVLQVLFDLPFWVSVLLGGGVVVVYSAIGGMWSLTLTDIVQFIIKTVGLMFILLPICLYRVGGWDELVLKLPAAAFNFTSIGWDTIITYFMIYFFGILIGQDIWQRVFTVKNEKVAKYAGTFAGFYCILYGLACALIGMAAHVLIPDLSNVNNAFAAIVKLSLPDGIRGLVIAAALAAMMSTASAGLLAAATTVTEDLLPKLRGGKQSSLGINRLFTLLTGIVVLGIALVVNDVISALTLAYNLLVGGMLIPLIGAIFWKRATTAGAIASMGLGFATSLLFMFKDGLDANTPIYYSLGVGLVSFVVVSLFSPRPATVASAI